A DNA window from Cystobacter ferrugineus contains the following coding sequences:
- a CDS encoding trifunctional serine/threonine-protein kinase/ATP-binding protein/sensor histidine kinase: MLDIPGYRVLGTLRATGSNVLFHAVREADDVPVILKTPMAPAPGASENERYRREFAILQRLQDVRGVTHVYSCERIHERPVLLLEWGRGETLSEATGQPMEVSRFLPLALSLVSALAEVHHRDIIHKDIKPSNILLEPSGEARLIDFGLATLQRVEYLEAAPAHLIEGTLAYMSPEQTGRMNRALDHRTDFYSLGVTFYELLTGRRPFQARDALEWFHAHLAQKPKPPHELNPQVPPALSALVMKLLAKVAEERYQSAEGLKADLERCREALDQGAREVFPLGTRDTPQRFQLPQRLYGREAQVKALLEGFERVTRTGRPELLLLSGYSGIGKSSLVHELYKPVVRRRGFFLSGKFDQFQRDIPYATLAQTLRGLVRQLLAGSEEELARWREQVNQAWDGQGQVLVDLVPQLEVLVGRQPALQELPASEAQQRFFRVVRQFASVFSTQEHPAVVFLDDLQWAGPASLWLLEQMLSQPGTPPVLWLGAYRDNEVGPTHPLMAMLEKVREAGARRTDIRLEPLCVEQVEELVGDMLPGASREVVSPLAALVHEKTGGNPFFLLQLLVTLHQEGLLVRLPKGGWRWDAEGVRTRDYSENIVDFMVGKLRLLPPGTQHLLQLAACAGTVFSLQMLGTLAGLSEVEKVEQGLEPALREGLLGRVGPETYRFLHDRIQQAAHALSSEEQRQQVHLRIGRLMLQGLSPEQVRESLFEVVSQLNAGVARMEDPTERHHLARLNAEAGRKAQTALALQPAHAYFAAAFALIPGDPWETDHALAFQVRLAQARTGLMSGDPFAAQRLAEPLRSQARSRADTVAVHVLLQDVHLGTGKFQERMDSMLECLALLGMPVSRQPTWEEAVAAHEEVWTLLGQRPIESLLELPLMTDPDMKMAVVALFKLFPGAYSSNPHLLIIILSRIVSLTLHHGIVDGAVSGYAWFGVITGAFFKRYRQGHAFARLALGFVERYHLSAYRGAVLLGMQFSSYWVQPLPRAQEILLNGLRHALQVGDIAPACYCTVFLFANRLAMGHSLDEVHQESLVRDEYLRKTGFVEPQDWFLVIQRYVQQLRGYSLSFSTLSGEGFDEQAYEARMKPERTSGSQCNYWVIKMQSRFMCGAYGEAREAADQAAGLSWASPGNLNSREGHFYRALTLAACFAEASPEQQREWLVAIEHHHQQLAEWAENCPENFRALERLVFAERARLVGRAEEATRAYEQAIRSARENGATQYVGLASELAANFWRTREAPLVAHAFAREARAAYQRWGARAKVEHLESLWPELASTQSPQDALSTSSTDSTRIDALTVVKAQQAVSGEIELERLVTALMKAAMENAGAQRGALLLPEGNALAVAALFQTSPEGALMALDEAHHQELPWTLFAYVRRTREHVLIGDACQPHAFSSDAWLARGGARSVLCLPLMRQEQFSGALYLENDLATNAFSPARLALLGHLASQAAISIENARLYADVQRARTELRRANEELERRVEERTRELKQAQARLVDTAREVGMAEVASNVLHNVGNVLTSAVVNMEMMSKAVGALRVGRVRQAGALLLEHRQDMADFLKEDPRGGQLPDYLVALGDEMMREQTRLMEDMEVMNRHIEHIRAIVQVQQTYARNALMTEECELSQLIDDALRIQMESLRRHGVTVHRELSEVPRVKVDKHKVLQILINLLSNAKHALDGVPEGRRNLWVRLTAVGNVARIQVADDGVGIAPELMESLFAHGFTTRKDGHGFGLHSSALAAQLLKGRLSLESAGLGQGAVATLELPLTSEGRPHASS, translated from the coding sequence ATGTTGGACATCCCAGGCTACAGAGTCCTTGGCACCCTCCGGGCCACGGGCTCGAACGTGCTGTTCCACGCCGTGCGCGAGGCCGATGACGTCCCCGTCATCCTCAAGACGCCGATGGCCCCCGCTCCCGGCGCCAGCGAGAACGAGCGCTACCGGCGGGAGTTCGCCATCCTGCAGCGGCTCCAGGACGTGCGCGGGGTGACCCACGTCTATTCCTGTGAGCGCATCCACGAGCGGCCCGTGCTGCTCCTGGAGTGGGGGCGGGGCGAAACCCTGTCCGAGGCCACGGGCCAGCCGATGGAGGTTTCCCGGTTCCTCCCCCTCGCCCTCTCGCTGGTCTCCGCCCTGGCCGAGGTCCACCATCGCGACATCATCCACAAGGACATCAAGCCCTCCAACATCCTCCTGGAGCCGTCCGGCGAGGCGCGGCTCATCGACTTCGGCCTGGCGACGCTGCAACGGGTGGAGTACCTGGAGGCGGCGCCCGCACATCTCATCGAGGGCACGCTGGCGTACATGTCCCCCGAGCAGACCGGGCGGATGAACCGCGCGCTGGACCACCGCACGGACTTCTACTCGCTGGGCGTCACCTTCTACGAGCTGCTCACGGGGCGCCGGCCCTTCCAGGCCCGGGACGCGCTCGAGTGGTTTCACGCGCACCTGGCACAGAAACCGAAGCCCCCCCACGAGCTGAATCCCCAGGTGCCGCCCGCCTTGTCCGCGCTCGTCATGAAGCTGCTGGCCAAGGTGGCCGAGGAGCGCTACCAGAGCGCCGAGGGATTGAAGGCCGACCTGGAGCGCTGCCGCGAGGCGCTCGACCAGGGCGCGCGGGAGGTGTTCCCCCTGGGGACCCGGGACACGCCCCAGCGCTTCCAACTGCCGCAACGGCTCTATGGGCGTGAGGCGCAGGTGAAGGCCCTGCTCGAGGGCTTCGAGCGCGTGACGCGCACGGGCCGGCCGGAGCTGCTGCTGCTCAGCGGCTACTCGGGCATCGGCAAGTCCTCGCTGGTGCACGAGCTGTACAAGCCCGTGGTGCGGCGGCGCGGCTTCTTCCTGAGCGGCAAGTTCGACCAGTTCCAGCGGGACATCCCCTACGCCACCCTGGCCCAGACCCTGCGCGGGCTGGTCCGGCAACTGCTCGCCGGGAGCGAGGAGGAACTCGCCCGGTGGCGCGAGCAGGTGAATCAAGCGTGGGATGGCCAGGGCCAGGTGCTCGTGGACCTGGTGCCCCAGCTCGAAGTGCTCGTGGGCCGGCAACCCGCGCTCCAGGAGTTGCCCGCCAGCGAGGCGCAGCAGCGCTTCTTCCGGGTGGTGCGCCAGTTCGCGTCGGTGTTCTCCACCCAGGAGCACCCGGCGGTGGTGTTCCTGGATGACCTGCAGTGGGCGGGCCCCGCCAGCCTGTGGCTCCTCGAGCAGATGCTGTCACAGCCGGGGACTCCTCCCGTGTTGTGGCTCGGCGCCTACCGGGACAACGAGGTGGGCCCCACGCACCCGCTGATGGCCATGCTGGAGAAGGTGCGCGAGGCAGGGGCTCGCCGCACGGACATCCGGCTGGAGCCGCTGTGCGTGGAGCAGGTGGAGGAGTTGGTGGGCGACATGCTCCCGGGAGCAAGCCGGGAGGTGGTTTCTCCCCTGGCCGCCCTGGTGCACGAGAAGACGGGAGGCAACCCCTTCTTCCTGCTGCAACTGCTGGTGACTCTCCATCAGGAGGGCCTGCTCGTGCGCCTGCCGAAAGGCGGCTGGCGGTGGGATGCCGAGGGGGTGCGCACCCGGGACTACTCGGAGAACATCGTCGACTTCATGGTGGGCAAGCTGCGCCTGCTCCCCCCGGGCACCCAGCACCTGCTGCAACTGGCGGCGTGCGCGGGCACCGTCTTCTCGCTCCAGATGTTGGGCACCCTCGCGGGACTCTCCGAGGTGGAGAAGGTGGAGCAAGGCCTCGAGCCCGCGCTGCGCGAAGGACTGCTGGGGCGCGTGGGTCCGGAGACGTACCGCTTCCTGCACGATCGCATCCAGCAGGCGGCCCACGCGCTCAGCTCCGAGGAGCAGCGCCAGCAGGTGCACCTGCGCATCGGCCGGTTGATGCTCCAGGGCCTGTCCCCGGAGCAGGTGCGCGAGTCACTCTTCGAGGTGGTGAGCCAGCTCAACGCCGGGGTGGCGCGGATGGAGGATCCCACCGAGCGCCACCACCTCGCGCGCCTCAACGCCGAGGCGGGCAGGAAGGCCCAGACCGCGCTCGCGCTCCAGCCCGCCCACGCCTACTTCGCGGCGGCCTTCGCGCTCATTCCCGGGGACCCCTGGGAGACGGACCACGCCCTGGCCTTCCAGGTGCGGCTGGCCCAGGCACGCACGGGGCTCATGAGCGGCGACCCCTTCGCGGCACAACGGCTCGCCGAGCCACTGCGCTCCCAGGCACGCTCCCGCGCGGACACCGTGGCCGTCCACGTCCTGCTCCAGGATGTCCACCTGGGCACGGGGAAGTTCCAGGAGCGCATGGACTCCATGCTGGAGTGCCTGGCGCTGCTGGGCATGCCCGTCTCGCGGCAACCCACCTGGGAAGAGGCCGTGGCCGCCCACGAGGAGGTGTGGACCCTGCTGGGGCAGCGCCCCATCGAGAGCCTCCTCGAGCTGCCCCTCATGACCGACCCGGACATGAAGATGGCCGTCGTCGCCCTCTTCAAGCTCTTCCCCGGCGCCTACTCCAGCAACCCCCACCTGCTCATCATCATCCTGAGCCGGATTGTCTCCCTCACCCTGCACCACGGCATCGTGGACGGCGCCGTGTCCGGGTATGCCTGGTTCGGCGTCATCACCGGCGCGTTCTTCAAGCGCTACCGGCAAGGCCATGCCTTCGCACGGCTCGCCCTCGGCTTCGTCGAGAGGTACCACCTGTCCGCCTACCGGGGTGCCGTGCTGCTCGGCATGCAGTTCAGCAGCTACTGGGTCCAACCCCTCCCCCGAGCGCAGGAGATCCTCCTCAACGGCCTGCGGCATGCGCTTCAAGTGGGCGACATCGCCCCCGCCTGCTACTGCACCGTCTTTCTCTTCGCCAACCGCCTGGCCATGGGGCACTCCCTGGACGAGGTCCACCAGGAGTCGCTCGTGCGCGACGAGTACCTGCGCAAGACGGGCTTCGTGGAGCCCCAGGACTGGTTCCTGGTGATTCAGCGCTACGTGCAACAACTGCGCGGCTATTCCCTGTCGTTCTCCACCCTGAGCGGAGAGGGTTTCGATGAACAGGCCTACGAAGCGCGGATGAAGCCCGAGCGCACGAGCGGCTCGCAGTGCAACTACTGGGTCATCAAGATGCAGTCGCGCTTCATGTGCGGCGCCTACGGGGAAGCCCGTGAAGCGGCGGACCAGGCGGCCGGATTGTCGTGGGCCAGCCCTGGCAACCTCAATTCCCGCGAAGGCCACTTCTACCGCGCCCTGACCCTGGCCGCGTGCTTCGCGGAGGCCTCGCCCGAGCAGCAGCGGGAGTGGCTCGTGGCCATCGAGCATCACCACCAGCAGCTCGCGGAATGGGCGGAGAATTGTCCCGAGAACTTCCGCGCGCTCGAGCGGCTCGTCTTCGCGGAGCGGGCCCGGCTCGTGGGGCGCGCGGAGGAGGCGACGCGGGCGTACGAGCAGGCCATCCGCTCGGCCCGGGAGAACGGGGCCACCCAGTACGTGGGGCTGGCCAGTGAGCTCGCGGCGAACTTCTGGCGCACGCGCGAGGCACCCCTCGTCGCCCACGCCTTCGCGCGCGAGGCCCGGGCGGCCTATCAGCGGTGGGGAGCCCGGGCCAAGGTTGAGCACCTGGAGTCCCTGTGGCCGGAGCTCGCGTCCACCCAGTCTCCCCAGGACGCGCTGAGCACCAGCAGCACGGACTCCACCCGCATCGACGCGCTCACGGTGGTCAAGGCGCAGCAGGCCGTTTCGGGTGAGATAGAGCTGGAGCGTCTGGTGACGGCGCTGATGAAGGCGGCGATGGAGAACGCGGGTGCCCAGCGCGGCGCCCTGCTGCTACCCGAGGGAAACGCGCTCGCGGTGGCGGCCCTCTTCCAGACCTCGCCGGAGGGCGCCCTGATGGCCTTGGACGAAGCACACCACCAGGAGCTGCCGTGGACGCTCTTCGCCTATGTCCGGCGCACGCGCGAACACGTGCTCATCGGAGATGCCTGCCAGCCCCATGCGTTCTCCTCCGACGCCTGGCTGGCGCGCGGCGGAGCCCGCTCGGTGCTGTGCCTGCCCCTGATGAGGCAGGAGCAATTCTCCGGAGCCCTGTACCTGGAGAACGACCTGGCCACCAACGCCTTCAGCCCCGCGCGACTGGCTCTGCTGGGACACCTCGCCTCCCAGGCGGCCATCTCCATCGAGAACGCCCGGCTGTACGCGGACGTGCAGCGCGCCCGGACGGAGCTGCGCCGGGCGAATGAGGAGTTGGAGCGGAGAGTGGAGGAGCGCACGCGCGAGCTCAAGCAGGCCCAGGCGCGCCTGGTGGACACCGCGCGCGAGGTGGGCATGGCGGAGGTGGCCTCCAACGTGCTGCACAACGTGGGCAACGTGCTCACCAGCGCCGTCGTCAACATGGAGATGATGAGCAAGGCCGTGGGCGCCCTGCGCGTGGGCCGGGTGAGGCAGGCCGGAGCCCTGCTGCTGGAGCACCGCCAGGACATGGCGGACTTCCTGAAGGAGGATCCGCGCGGAGGCCAGCTACCGGACTACCTGGTGGCGCTGGGCGACGAGATGATGCGCGAGCAGACTCGCTTGATGGAGGACATGGAGGTGATGAATCGGCACATCGAGCACATCCGCGCCATCGTCCAGGTGCAACAGACGTATGCGCGCAACGCGCTGATGACGGAGGAGTGCGAGCTGTCCCAGCTCATCGACGACGCGCTGCGCATCCAGATGGAGTCGCTGCGGCGTCACGGCGTCACCGTCCACCGGGAGCTGTCGGAGGTGCCCCGGGTGAAGGTGGACAAGCACAAGGTGCTGCAAATCCTCATCAACCTGCTGAGCAACGCCAAACACGCGCTGGACGGAGTGCCCGAGGGCCGGCGCAACCTCTGGGTGAGGCTGACGGCGGTGGGGAACGTGGCGCGCATCCAGGTGGCGGACGATGGGGTGGGCATCGCGCCGGAGCTGATGGAGAGCCTGTTCGCCCACGGCTTCACCACGCGCAAGGACGGCCACGGCTTCGGGCTGCACTCGAGCGCACTGGCGGCGCAGTTGCTCAAGGGCCGCCTCTCCCTGGAGAGCGCGGGCCTGGGCCAGGGCGCCGTGGCCACGCTGGAACTTCCGCTCACCTCCGAAGGGCGTCCCCACGCGTCGTCGTGA
- a CDS encoding DUF6881 domain-containing protein gives MKYLAVRWVHSDPEYPVLRLGEYDGGGWEQRKIDVYRDGRVGFADAHEERDAELALVPMPGLEEIAAETDSAPLEISQAEFERFWEQRRAGGAYWKAALLTTTRGDALRR, from the coding sequence ATGAAGTACCTCGCGGTGCGGTGGGTTCATTCGGATCCGGAGTACCCGGTCCTGCGTCTTGGCGAGTACGACGGTGGGGGGTGGGAACAGCGGAAGATCGACGTCTACCGGGATGGCCGGGTGGGTTTCGCGGATGCGCACGAGGAGCGGGACGCGGAACTGGCGCTGGTGCCGATGCCAGGCCTGGAGGAGATCGCCGCCGAGACGGACTCCGCGCCGCTGGAGATCTCCCAGGCGGAGTTCGAGCGGTTCTGGGAGCAGCGCCGGGCGGGGGGAGCGTATTGGAAGGCCGCGCTGCTCACGACGACGCGTGGGGACGCCCTTCGGAGGTGA
- a CDS encoding TraB/GumN family protein — MRPLRLPLLLVALLATACATTSAQAPAVVARPPAFLWEVTRPGAPDKPLYLTGSIHLGLPGQFTFPPSLEAALARSQALVVELDPDKAVAHAQETQKLVLRLGTYAPPDGLDAHLSEETRTRLPELLAQVGLPPAAVQRMRPWLLYLTLSVLELQRAGYSEAGGIDRLLLTRARGTKRIVELETMEGQMSMLANLPDPVQELMLRELIEQSPLAAVNMARMSTAWEGGNPNVLADLLFTQAKDPAYQPFYEALFYVRNRRMADKLAGMVDAPETHFVVVGAGHLVGPEGLLALLERAGFQVRQLPREP; from the coding sequence ATGCGTCCCCTCCGACTCCCGCTGCTCCTCGTCGCCCTGCTCGCCACCGCTTGCGCCACCACCTCCGCGCAAGCCCCCGCCGTCGTGGCGCGGCCCCCGGCCTTCCTCTGGGAAGTGACGCGGCCGGGCGCCCCGGACAAGCCACTCTACCTCACCGGCTCCATCCACCTGGGCTTGCCAGGCCAGTTCACCTTCCCGCCCTCCCTGGAGGCCGCGCTCGCGCGCTCCCAGGCGCTGGTGGTGGAGTTGGACCCCGACAAGGCCGTCGCCCACGCCCAGGAGACCCAGAAGCTGGTGCTGCGCCTGGGTACCTATGCCCCTCCGGATGGACTCGATGCGCACCTGAGCGAGGAGACCCGGACCCGCCTGCCCGAGCTCCTCGCGCAGGTGGGACTCCCTCCCGCGGCCGTCCAGCGCATGCGGCCCTGGTTGCTCTACCTCACCCTCTCCGTCCTGGAGCTGCAACGCGCGGGCTACTCGGAAGCGGGGGGAATCGATCGGCTGTTGTTGACCAGGGCCCGTGGCACCAAGCGCATCGTGGAGCTGGAGACGATGGAGGGGCAGATGAGCATGCTCGCGAACCTCCCGGACCCGGTGCAGGAGCTCATGCTGCGCGAGCTGATCGAGCAGTCGCCCCTGGCGGCGGTCAACATGGCGCGGATGAGCACCGCCTGGGAGGGGGGCAATCCCAACGTCCTCGCGGACCTGCTCTTCACGCAGGCGAAGGACCCCGCCTACCAGCCCTTCTACGAGGCCCTCTTCTACGTCCGCAACCGGCGGATGGCCGACAAGCTGGCCGGGATGGTCGACGCGCCGGAGACGCACTTCGTGGTGGTGGGCGCCGGGCACCTGGTGGGGCCGGAGGGACTGCTCGCCCTGCTCGAGCGCGCGGGCTTCCAGGTGCGCCAGCTTCCCCGCGAGCCCTGA
- a CDS encoding LytR/AlgR family response regulator transcription factor, whose translation MSPPLRILIADDELVARKRLARLLAALPGTTVCGEVSDAEAVLDTVRAGGVDVVLLDIHMPGLSGLDALALLPEGGPQVILITAHPDHAVEAFEHGAVDYVLKPVEASRLQKALDRARARFAPSPQEPIRLDRLPIPTRQGIVLVAPETISHATLEDELVTIFTTQGDYLTDFSLQELVDRLPTEGFYRVHRRALLNLAQVTRLEPLETGGYLARTARGHTVEVSRQSARELRRRLGLRRGGEEEPGA comes from the coding sequence GTGAGCCCTCCCCTGCGTATCCTCATCGCGGACGACGAGCTGGTCGCACGCAAGCGCCTCGCGCGTCTGCTGGCGGCCCTGCCCGGCACCACCGTGTGTGGCGAGGTCTCCGACGCGGAGGCCGTGCTCGACACGGTGCGCGCCGGGGGTGTGGACGTGGTGCTGCTCGACATCCACATGCCCGGGCTCAGTGGCCTGGACGCGCTCGCCCTGCTCCCCGAGGGCGGCCCCCAGGTCATCCTCATCACCGCCCACCCCGACCACGCCGTGGAGGCCTTCGAGCACGGTGCCGTGGACTACGTGCTCAAGCCCGTGGAGGCCTCGCGCCTGCAGAAGGCCCTGGACCGGGCGCGCGCCCGCTTCGCGCCGTCCCCCCAGGAGCCCATCCGCCTGGATCGGCTGCCCATCCCCACCCGCCAGGGCATCGTCCTGGTGGCGCCAGAGACCATCTCCCACGCCACGCTCGAGGACGAGCTCGTCACCATCTTCACCACCCAGGGCGACTACCTCACCGACTTCAGCCTACAGGAGCTGGTGGACCGGCTGCCCACCGAGGGCTTCTACCGGGTGCACCGCCGCGCCCTGCTCAACCTCGCCCAGGTCACGCGCCTGGAGCCCCTGGAGACGGGGGGCTACCTGGCACGCACCGCCCGCGGCCACACGGTGGAGGTGAGCCGCCAGTCCGCCCGCGAGCTGCGCCGGCGGCTCGGCCTGCGGCGCGGCGGCGAGGAGGAGCCCGGGGCGTGA
- a CDS encoding RDD family protein yields MSEPEISAPQRSGAFCAQHADQLAATLCNRCGNYACEQCFRVAYDRQDYCTACLPRIQPPLAGRGARFAAVAVDQVALIAPIFVCMLLGILLSNGTGTGLTMLGLGMLGALGVVGYQLYLLATVGQSLGKRTMGIKVVRTDGTPVDLARLIFLRNVVPAIIGMFTWNLFNLVDTLCIFTEQRRCLHDHIADTQVIVVNESGT; encoded by the coding sequence ATGTCCGAGCCCGAGATCTCCGCTCCCCAGCGCTCCGGCGCCTTCTGTGCCCAGCATGCCGATCAGCTCGCCGCCACCTTGTGCAACCGGTGCGGCAACTACGCCTGTGAGCAGTGCTTCCGGGTCGCGTACGATCGGCAGGACTACTGCACGGCGTGCCTGCCTCGCATCCAACCTCCCCTCGCCGGACGCGGTGCCCGCTTCGCCGCGGTCGCCGTGGACCAGGTCGCCCTGATCGCGCCGATCTTCGTGTGCATGCTCCTCGGCATCCTGCTGTCGAACGGCACCGGCACCGGCCTGACCATGCTCGGGTTGGGCATGCTGGGCGCCCTGGGCGTCGTGGGCTACCAGCTCTATCTGCTCGCCACCGTGGGACAGAGCCTGGGCAAGCGCACGATGGGCATCAAGGTGGTGCGTACCGACGGCACCCCCGTGGACCTCGCCCGGCTCATCTTCCTGCGCAACGTGGTGCCGGCGATCATCGGCATGTTCACCTGGAACCTCTTCAACCTCGTCGACACGCTCTGCATCTTCACCGAGCAGCGCCGCTGCCTTCACGACCACATCGCGGACACCCAGGTGATCGTCGTGAACGAGTCCGGCACCTGA
- a CDS encoding dienelactone hydrolase family protein has protein sequence MMKMPVVRPWAVRLSLALFVCGCAPPAPELDPSPTDEAIQTPVATSAYVSFPALGTPAPLQVAGQLRLPRSASGKLPAVVIAHGSGGVDSRGSYYARALNEAGIATLEIDMWSARGLSGGAEGRPRAVSETLPDAHGALRFLSAHPAIDGARIGIMGFSWGGVMSMLTATRKYAAGAEPGQRFVAHAPLYPVCWVYNRVPGYEFGDLTGAPVFLQAGTADVYDAPDSCQTLLESLSPMDRASLSLKMYEGATHGWDRLESAIQVSDPYAHQGQGGLVDIAPSPGSARESRRAVVEFFQRTLVPAP, from the coding sequence ATGATGAAGATGCCCGTCGTGAGGCCGTGGGCCGTGCGGCTGTCGCTCGCGCTCTTCGTGTGCGGCTGCGCGCCGCCCGCGCCGGAGCTGGATCCCTCTCCCACGGACGAGGCCATCCAGACGCCGGTGGCCACGTCGGCTTACGTCTCCTTTCCGGCGCTCGGCACGCCGGCTCCGCTCCAGGTGGCGGGCCAGTTGCGCCTGCCCCGGAGCGCCTCGGGGAAGCTGCCCGCGGTGGTGATTGCCCACGGCTCGGGCGGGGTGGACAGCCGGGGGAGCTATTACGCGCGGGCGCTGAACGAGGCGGGCATCGCCACGTTGGAGATCGACATGTGGTCCGCCCGAGGCCTCTCCGGTGGCGCGGAGGGCAGGCCCCGGGCCGTCTCCGAGACGCTGCCCGATGCCCACGGCGCCCTGCGCTTCCTGTCCGCGCATCCGGCCATCGATGGCGCGCGCATCGGCATCATGGGGTTCTCCTGGGGCGGGGTGATGTCCATGCTGACGGCGACCCGGAAGTACGCCGCGGGGGCCGAGCCGGGACAGCGCTTCGTGGCCCATGCACCCCTCTATCCGGTGTGCTGGGTCTACAACCGCGTGCCCGGCTACGAGTTTGGTGACCTCACCGGCGCGCCCGTCTTCCTCCAGGCGGGCACGGCCGACGTGTACGACGCGCCCGACTCGTGCCAGACGCTGCTCGAGAGCCTGTCGCCCATGGACCGCGCGAGCCTGTCCTTGAAGATGTACGAGGGGGCCACGCACGGGTGGGATCGGCTGGAGTCGGCCATCCAGGTGAGCGATCCCTACGCGCACCAGGGTCAGGGAGGGCTGGTGGACATCGCGCCCTCGCCCGGGTCGGCCCGGGAGTCGCGGCGGGCCGTGGTGGAGTTCTTCCAGCGCACCCTCGTCCCGGCGCCGTGA
- a CDS encoding GGDEF domain-containing response regulator has protein sequence MSEPVAAKVLVVEDNRTMLALMQYYLSKDFTVFLARSAEEALEVLQREQLHAVVSDQNLGDGLMGVDLLKRVSELQPHAARILVTASQKLEDAQKAINEARVNHFLTKPFTEQELKNTVGQAVHNAALVAIRDKMVQELKEQLGLRPAKPAAGRSPPSSTRIKTVEPRAPDARGGANQSLIPESERLAFRDGLTGLYNHRYFQEALSAGLLSARRREQKLMLVLVDIDGFRRFNLSRGYAEGDKLLRRVAQLVTELMEDPVTHARSDNSSEIAARYDWDVFGVVLCNADVERARTYAEKLRKAVEELDFPEGTGGGQGEVTVSAAISVFPDPARSEQDLISFAEKALRASKLVGPNRVVIATQG, from the coding sequence GTGAGTGAGCCTGTTGCCGCGAAGGTCCTCGTTGTCGAGGACAATCGAACCATGCTGGCCCTGATGCAGTACTACCTGAGCAAGGACTTCACGGTCTTCCTCGCCAGGTCCGCTGAAGAAGCACTCGAAGTGCTTCAGCGGGAGCAACTGCACGCGGTCGTATCGGATCAAAACCTTGGGGACGGCTTGATGGGAGTGGACCTCCTCAAGCGGGTCTCCGAGCTCCAACCCCATGCCGCACGCATCCTGGTGACGGCATCCCAGAAGCTGGAGGACGCCCAGAAGGCCATCAATGAAGCGCGGGTGAACCACTTCCTCACCAAGCCCTTCACCGAGCAGGAACTGAAGAACACCGTGGGCCAGGCGGTGCACAACGCCGCGCTGGTGGCCATCCGCGACAAGATGGTGCAGGAGCTCAAGGAGCAGCTCGGTCTGCGCCCGGCCAAGCCCGCGGCGGGACGCTCGCCCCCGTCGAGCACCCGCATCAAGACGGTGGAGCCGCGCGCGCCGGATGCCCGGGGGGGCGCCAACCAGTCGCTCATCCCGGAGAGCGAGCGGCTCGCCTTCCGCGATGGCCTCACGGGGCTCTACAACCACCGCTACTTCCAGGAGGCGCTGAGCGCGGGCCTGTTGAGCGCGCGGCGCCGCGAGCAGAAGTTGATGCTGGTGCTCGTCGACATCGACGGCTTCCGGCGCTTCAACCTCTCGCGCGGCTACGCCGAGGGCGACAAGCTGCTGCGCCGCGTGGCCCAGTTGGTGACGGAGCTGATGGAGGACCCCGTCACCCACGCGCGCAGCGACAACTCCTCGGAGATCGCCGCCCGCTACGACTGGGACGTGTTCGGCGTGGTGCTGTGCAACGCGGACGTGGAGCGGGCGCGCACCTACGCGGAGAAGCTGCGCAAGGCGGTGGAGGAGCTCGACTTCCCGGAGGGCACGGGCGGCGGGCAGGGCGAGGTGACGGTGAGCGCCGCCATCTCCGTCTTCCCGGATCCGGCCCGCTCCGAGCAGGATCTCATCTCCTTCGCGGAGAAGGCGCTGCGCGCCTCCAAGCTGGTGGGCCCCAACCGGGTGGTCATCGCCACCCAGGGCTGA